Proteins encoded in a region of the Clostridium beijerinckii genome:
- a CDS encoding LytTR family DNA-binding domain-containing protein produces MELDLICSENLKRMLEEILTNRKIKINENADVCLIEKGFDLKSGKIGIYFDIETINILIGYLDSISGSKEEAKNIITGRCDEDELKVLNYDEIYYFEAMGNEVFCMTKDKKYKVKEKLYELEERLEAKGFIRVSKCFVVNIVKVDRIISWFNSKLILKLIDMDEEVYVTRKYLNNFKQYLGL; encoded by the coding sequence ATGGAGTTAGATTTAATTTGCAGCGAAAATCTAAAAAGAATGCTGGAAGAAATCCTTACAAATCGCAAAATAAAGATTAATGAAAATGCTGATGTATGTTTAATTGAAAAAGGATTTGATTTAAAGAGCGGCAAAATAGGGATATACTTTGATATAGAAACCATAAATATTTTGATTGGTTATTTAGATTCTATTTCAGGCAGCAAAGAAGAAGCTAAAAATATAATCACAGGAAGATGTGATGAGGATGAGCTTAAAGTATTAAATTATGATGAGATATATTATTTCGAAGCTATGGGAAATGAGGTTTTTTGCATGACCAAGGATAAAAAGTATAAAGTAAAAGAAAAGCTTTATGAACTTGAAGAAAGATTGGAAGCAAAAGGTTTCATAAGAGTAAGCAAATGCTTTGTTGTAAATATAGTGAAAGTAGATAGAATAATTTCATGGTTTAACAGCAAGCTTATATTAAAGCTCATAGATATGGATGAAGAGGTATATGTCACAAGAAAATATCTAAATAACTTTAAGCAATATCTCGGATTGTGA
- a CDS encoding NAD(P)H-dependent oxidoreductase → MKIVVLNGSPKFEKSATMQSMKYLEQNYEKHEFQYIHIVKEVKSYEKDTEKLKALCTMVQEADAVIWAFPLYHALVHSNYKRFIELIFENKLESYFKDKYTAAFSTSIHYADIHAHNYIRAISEDLGMNYVEYLSHEMQDLTKENRRKELKVFFENLLDFANEGLTTSKLYNSVSKSNFEYSSGVTDKVIDTNKKIIIITDAAKEDTNLNEMIGKYKRFVKGSVEILNLNEVDIKGPCLGCCKCGAENKCVYDGKDGYREFLDHIINNADIIIFAGSIKDRYLSSRFKLIYDRSFRYNHVPIFKGKHIGYIISGKLSENQNLRQILEFHTQGGNLIGFVTDEAEDNSLIDNQIYAFAKMSINYAERNYFKPENFLNIAGSKLFADAIEGGLGAIFIEDYKYYKKNNLIKKVPIKEKAQGKVMRYLMKRKKFKEHVQKNMVDFMITGHKKALEKDRGKNNG, encoded by the coding sequence ATGAAAATAGTTGTTTTAAATGGGAGTCCGAAGTTTGAGAAAAGTGCTACAATGCAATCAATGAAGTATTTGGAACAAAATTATGAAAAACATGAATTTCAGTATATCCATATTGTTAAGGAAGTAAAAAGTTATGAAAAAGATACTGAAAAATTAAAAGCTTTATGCACAATGGTTCAGGAAGCAGATGCAGTTATATGGGCATTTCCACTATATCATGCTTTAGTGCATTCTAATTATAAGAGATTTATTGAACTTATATTTGAAAATAAATTAGAAAGTTATTTTAAGGATAAGTATACTGCTGCATTTTCTACGTCTATTCATTATGCAGATATTCATGCACATAATTATATCAGGGCAATTTCTGAAGATTTAGGCATGAACTATGTGGAATATTTATCTCATGAGATGCAGGATTTAACTAAGGAAAATAGAAGAAAAGAGCTTAAAGTATTTTTTGAAAATCTACTTGATTTTGCAAATGAAGGTTTAACAACCAGTAAATTGTATAATTCAGTAAGTAAAAGTAACTTTGAATATAGTTCAGGAGTAACAGACAAAGTAATTGATACAAATAAAAAAATAATCATAATTACAGATGCTGCTAAAGAAGATACTAATCTTAATGAGATGATTGGCAAGTATAAAAGATTTGTAAAAGGTTCTGTAGAGATCCTTAATCTTAATGAGGTTGATATAAAAGGACCATGCCTTGGCTGCTGTAAATGCGGAGCTGAAAATAAATGTGTTTATGATGGTAAAGATGGTTATAGGGAGTTTTTAGACCATATCATTAATAATGCAGATATCATAATTTTTGCAGGAAGTATAAAGGATAGATATTTATCTTCACGTTTTAAGCTTATTTATGATAGAAGTTTTCGCTATAACCATGTTCCTATATTCAAAGGCAAACACATAGGATATATAATTTCAGGAAAATTAAGTGAAAATCAAAATTTAAGACAGATACTAGAGTTTCATACACAAGGAGGCAATTTAATTGGATTTGTCACTGATGAAGCTGAAGATAATTCTCTTATAGATAATCAAATATATGCTTTTGCTAAAATGAGTATAAATTATGCTGAAAGAAACTATTTCAAGCCTGAAAACTTTTTAAATATAGCTGGAAGTAAACTATTTGCAGATGCAATAGAAGGAGGGCTAGGAGCTATTTTCATAGAAGACTATAAATATTATAAGAAAAATAATCTAATTAAAAAAGTTCCTATAAAGGAAAAAGCTCAAGGGAAAGTTATGAGATACCTTATGAAAAGGAAAAAATTCAAGGAGCATGTACAGAAAAATATGGTTGATTTCATGATCACAGGTCATAAAAAGGCACTTGAGAAAGATAGAGGAAAAAATAATGGGTAG